One region of Oryza sativa Japonica Group chromosome 5, ASM3414082v1 genomic DNA includes:
- the LOC4338942 gene encoding protein BUD31 homolog 2, translated as MPKIKTSRVKYPEGWELIEPTLRDLEAKMREAENDPHDGKRKCEALWPIFRISHQKSRYIYDLYYRRKEISKELYEFCLDQGHADKNLIAKWKKPGYERLCCLRCIQTRDHNFATTCVCRVPKHLREEKVIECVHCGCRGCASGD; from the exons ATGCCTAAGATAAAGACAAGCCGTGTCAAGTATCCTGAAGGATGGGAGCTTATAGAACCAACTCTGCGTGATTTGGAAGCCAAGATGAGGGAAG CCGAGAATGATCCACATGATGGGAAGAGGAAGTGCGAAGCTCTCTGGCCAATCTTTCGTATTTCTCATCAAAAAAGCCGTTACATATATGATCTTTACTATCGAAGAAAGGAGATATCAAAAGAGCTGTATGAATTTTGTTTGGACCAAGGTCATGCTGATAAAAATCTGATCGCGAAGTGGAAAAAG CCAGGTTATGAGCGTCTTTGCTGCCTCCGATGCATACAGACACGAGACCACAACTTTGCAACCACTTGTGTCTGTAGGGTCCCCAAGCACCTCAGGGAAGAAAAGGTTATAGAGTGTGTCCATTGTGGGTGCAGAGGGTGTGCCAGTGGTGATTGA